In the Apteryx mantelli isolate bAptMan1 chromosome 1, bAptMan1.hap1, whole genome shotgun sequence genome, one interval contains:
- the RPL3 gene encoding large ribosomal subunit protein uL3, whose product MSHRKFSAPRHGSLGFLPRKRSSRHRGKVKSFPKDDPSKPVHLTAFLGYKAGMTHIVREVDRPGSKVNKKEVVEAVTIVETPPMVIVGIVGYVQTPRGLRSFKTIFAEHISDECKRRFYKNWHKSKKKAFTKYCKKWQDEEGKKQLEKDFNSMKKYCQVIRVMAHTQMRLLPLRQKKSHLMEIQVNGGSVAEKVDWAREKLEQQVPVSTVFGQDEMIDVIGVTKGKGYKGVTSRWHTKKLPRKTHRGLRKVACIGAWHPARVAFSVARAGQKGYHHRTEINKKIYKIGQGYQIKDGKLIKNNASTDYDLSDKSINPLGGFVHYGEVTNDFIMLKGCVVGTKKRVLTLRKSLLVQTKRRALEKIDLKFIDTTSKFGHGRFQTAEEKKAFMGPLKKDRIAKEETA is encoded by the exons ATG TCTCACCGCAAGTTCTCAGCTCCCAGGCATGGGTCTCTGGGCTTCCTGCCCCGCAAGCGCAGTAGTAGGCACCGGGGCAAGGTGAAGAGCTTTCCTAAGGATGACCCCAGCAAGCCTGTCCATCTCACTGCCTTCTTGGGATACAAAGCTGGCATGACCCACATTGTCCGTGAAGTTGACAGACCTGGATCCA aGGTGAACAAGAAAGAAGTGGTAGAGGCAGTCACTATAGTAGAGACTCCTCCCATGGTCATTGTAGGCATCGTGGGCTATGTGCAGACTCCCCGTGGTCTCCGCAGCTTCAAGACCATCTTTGCTGAGCACATCAGTGATGAGTGTAAGCGTCGCTTCTACAAGAACTG GCACAAGTCCAAGAAGAAGGCCTTCACCAAATACTGCAAGAAATGGCAAGATGAGGAGGGCAAAAAGCAGTTGGAGAAAGATTTCAATAGCATGAAGAAATACTGCCAGGTTATTAGAGTCATGGCTCACACTCAG ATGCGTTTgctcccactgagacagaagaagTCTCACCTGATGGAGATCCAGGTGAATGGTGGCAGTGTTGCTGAGAAAGTGGATTGGGCCCGGGAGAAGCTGGAACAGCAGGTGCCTGTATCAACTGTCTTTGGACAGGATGAGATGATAGATGTCATTGGAGTCACCAAGGGCAAGGGGTATAAAG GTGTTACCAGCCGTTGGCACACCAAAAAGCTGCCCCGCAAGACTCACAGGGGCCTGCGCAAAGTggcctgtattggtgcatggcATCCTGCTCGTGTGGCTTTCTCTGTGGCTCGAGCTGGTCAGAAGGGGTATCACCATCGAACTGAAATCAATAAGAAG ATCTACAAGATTGGCCAGGGTTACCAAATCAAGGATGGAAAACTGATCAAAAACAATGCATCAACTGATTATGACTTGTCTGACAAGAGCATTAACCCTCTG GGAGGCTTTGTCCACTATGGCGAGGTGACCAATGACTTTATCATGTTGAAAGGCTGTGTCGTTGGGACCAAGAAGAGGGTCCTAACCTTGCGCAAG TCCCTGCTTGTGCAGACCAAGCGTCGGGCCCTGGAGAAGATTGACTTGAAGTTCATTGACACAACCTCCAAATTTGGTCATGGCCGCTTCCAGACAGCTGAAGAGAAGAAGGCTTTCATG ggacCACTCAAGAAAGATCGTATTGCAAAAGAGGAGACAGCTTAA